Proteins encoded together in one Venturia canescens isolate UGA chromosome 10, ASM1945775v1, whole genome shotgun sequence window:
- the LOC122417328 gene encoding uncharacterized protein, translating into MRIVYLIAVDAFLLSITIAESDWPVGLPGQRHHQHHHQKLLHATVLQPIMKSQTEKGPLDWLINIVSRVIKTTEKPPPPIIGPINLPRMGGRVYIRQLENYSPWQSNHVIIKMVTRDSVAEPNVPLEYSSSNHRSENVSRKALKAYSYQNNKFPWRSSTTTSQGYNNFSPANRISNWNSNYRSTYQHHFNTRSRLPTVQASNEFRSDEYLRNPEEYHRAYSFSSHNDMQDHKKFLPISVASYLDTEKQTSPVSTHSLISHQDPNNPIRSGYNNYSYRDSTVKFESDHDHVKEPDFSSTTLKSHSDYGFKENKNFSTKISMSNINRSELMNQLPSTFMRHKHVPRSDQMASQNAERDHFRQRHKADFFGSSYWHVPRNFRQGPMIKFEIDDVRNSEIMTVPDVQHIWDHEQKLTKKKNSVTISEKLVIDNDEDSINMKNGGTLKREESAEHRNDVQTDSLPTEPSQSRLLTYETIVRHRDGQNNRNISVETTSDGLEYANRKDDMKYHRELDEVSTTQKADREAVKSSNIALKATHGVTKLLESNRWRFQERRQPTRVVKAVYRRKPKVSIMRNDEKKTKSNGPNKEAESHESFLEN; encoded by the exons GTTGATGCGTTTTTGCTGTCAATTACCATTGCTGAGAGTGACTGGCCTGTCGG ATTACCTGGCCAACGTCATCATCAGCATCATCATCAGAAGTTACTACATGCAACTGTCCTTCAACCTATTATGAAATCACAAACGGAAAAAGGTCCTCTTGACTGGCTTATAAACATAGTGTCTCGAGTTATCAAAACTACAGAAAAACCACCACCACCTATAATTGGACCTATTAATTTACCTAGAATGGGGGGTCGAGTGTATATAAGGCAATTAGAGAATTATTCTCCATGGCAATCAAATCATGTAATTATAAAAATGGTAACTCGCGACTCAGTAGCAGAACCTAATGTTCCATTAGAATATAGTTCGTCAAATCATCGTTCGGAGAATGTTTCACGAAAAGCATTAAAAGCCTATAGCTACCAGAATAACAAGTTCCCATGGCGATCTAGCACTACAACATCACAAGGATATAACAATTTTTCTCCTGCTAATAGAATCTCGAATTGGAATTCCAATTATCGCTCAACTTACCAACATCATTTCAATACCCGCTCTCGACTGCCTACCGTTCAAGCTTCGAATGAATTTCGTTCTGATGAGTATTTAAGAAATCCTGAGGAATACCATAGagcttattcattttcatctcaCAATGACATGCAGGATCACAAAAAATTCCTACCAATATCTGTCGCATCATACCTGGATACTGAGAAACAGACTTCACCGGTCTCTACTCACTCTTTAATATCGCATCAAGATCCGAATAATCCAATACGTAGCGGTTACAATAATTACAGTTATCGAGACAGTACAGTAAAGTTCGAGTCCGACCATGATCATGTAAAAGAACCTGATTTTTCATCTACAACTTTAAAATCGCATTCAGATTATGGAtttaaggaaaataaaaactttagTACAAAAATTAGTATGTCAAATATTAACAGGAGTGAACTGATGAACCAGCTTCCATCAACTTTCATGAGACATAAACATGTTCCCAGAAGCGACCAAATGGCAAGTCAGAATGCCGAACGCGATCATTTTAGACAACGTCATAAAGCTGACTTTTTCGGTTCCTCATACTGGCATGTTCCTCGAAATTTTCGACAGGGTCCCATGATCAAATTCGAAATTGATGACGTTCGAAATTCCGAAATAATGACCGTACCAGATGTCCAACACATATGGGATCACGagcaaaaattaacaaaaaagaaaaattccgtTACTATATCTGAGAAGCTTGTAATAGATAACGATGAAGATTCTATCAATATGAAAAACGGTGGAACCCTTAAACGCGAGGAATCAGCCGAGCACAGAAATGACGTACAAACTGATAGCCTTCCAACAGAACCATCGCAATCTAGACTACTAACGTATGAAACTATTGTTAGACATCGTGACGGACAGAATAATCGAAATATATCTGTAGAAACTACAAGTGACGGTCTGGAGTATGCGAATCGTAAGGATGACATGAAGTATCATCGCGAACTTGATGAAGTCTCAACCACGCAGAAAGCAGACCGCGAGGCCGTAAAATCAAGCAATATCGCGCTCAAAGCTACGCATGGAGTGACCAAATTGTTAGAGAGCAATCGTTGGCGGTTTCAAGAAAGGAGACAACCAACGCGGGTTGTTAAAGCTGTTTATCGAAGAAAACCCAAGGTTTCTATAAtgagaaacgatgaaaaaaagacgaaatcCAATGGTCCAAACAAAGAGGCAGAGTCTCATGAAAGTTTTCTAGAGAACTAA